The Amycolatopsis sp. DG1A-15b genome window below encodes:
- a CDS encoding VOC family protein → MHRSRLFGIFIDAPAAEAGSAADFWSAALGVPARSVAGEEQFTALDGAIPGLIVDIQAVDDEPRYHVDIETDDVAAEVARLTALGAKPVSRWLECHTLRAPGGHLLCVVPVHSDPETFHRLARTWP, encoded by the coding sequence GTGCATCGCAGCCGGTTGTTCGGGATCTTCATCGACGCGCCTGCCGCGGAAGCCGGTTCGGCAGCCGATTTCTGGTCTGCCGCGTTGGGAGTTCCGGCGCGTTCCGTGGCGGGCGAGGAACAGTTCACGGCTCTGGACGGTGCCATTCCCGGGTTGATCGTCGACATCCAGGCGGTCGACGACGAGCCCCGGTATCACGTCGATATCGAGACTGATGACGTGGCGGCGGAGGTGGCCCGCTTGACAGCCCTGGGCGCGAAGCCGGTCTCGCGCTGGCTGGAGTGTCACACGCTGCGCGCGCCCGGTGGCCACCTGCTCTGCGTGGTGCCGGTGCACAGCGATCCGGAGACGTTCCACAGGCTCGCTCGGACATGGCCATGA
- a CDS encoding MarR family transcriptional regulator, translating into MAQSSGAELALLLLGGFHSMVDEVNVELAKRGHDGVRPVHEFALRAVDAGADTASELGRRLSVTKQAAAQTIAVLEGFGYVDRVPDPGDARRKRVRVTPRGHELMAIGGALFDDVRSRWAVRIGLEQLETLETHLAQLTERRSFTAEDLQD; encoded by the coding sequence ATGGCGCAGTCCAGCGGCGCCGAGCTCGCGCTTCTGCTGCTCGGCGGCTTCCACTCCATGGTCGACGAGGTGAACGTCGAGCTCGCGAAGCGCGGCCACGACGGCGTCCGCCCGGTGCACGAGTTCGCCCTGCGCGCCGTGGACGCGGGCGCGGACACCGCCTCCGAACTCGGTCGCCGGCTGTCGGTCACCAAGCAGGCCGCCGCGCAAACGATCGCCGTACTGGAGGGGTTCGGCTACGTCGACCGCGTGCCCGACCCCGGCGACGCACGCCGCAAGCGCGTGCGGGTCACCCCGCGTGGCCACGAGCTGATGGCCATCGGCGGCGCACTGTTCGACGACGTCCGCAGCCGCTGGGCGGTCCGGATAGGACTCGAGCAGCTCGAAACCCTGGAAACCCACCTGGCCCAGCTCACCGAGCGCCGCTCGTTCACTGCCGAAGATCTGCAGGACTGA
- a CDS encoding alpha/beta hydrolase — protein MNRLAATIPGVDHHRVSLNGTELHYVAAGTAGSPVLLVHGFPETWWVFHKLIPLLSEHHRVFAVDLRGFGDSATATPEHDSATAAKDLSDLIAGLDVGPVHLTGQDISGPTTFRVAATHPELVRSYTGIETGLPGFGAEMLADVTHGGAWHIGVLAAPDIPEMLLTGRERAFIADYAIPSLAANPGAFTGTDVDELVRSYARSDAFAGAAGLYRSLLTDGEELRELAARKLDMPVLAVAGGSRDFTPATLRQVATDVTAVHLERTGHYVAMEAPRQLADALLSFYTDIDRK, from the coding sequence ATGAATCGTCTCGCCGCCACCATCCCCGGTGTCGATCACCACCGGGTCAGCCTCAACGGCACCGAGCTGCACTATGTGGCCGCCGGCACCGCCGGGTCTCCCGTCCTGCTGGTGCACGGCTTCCCCGAGACCTGGTGGGTCTTCCACAAGCTGATCCCCCTGCTCAGCGAGCACCACCGGGTGTTCGCCGTCGACCTGCGCGGATTCGGCGACTCCGCCACCGCGACCCCGGAGCACGACAGCGCCACAGCGGCGAAAGACCTCAGCGACCTGATCGCCGGCCTCGACGTCGGGCCCGTCCACCTCACCGGCCAGGACATCAGCGGTCCCACGACCTTCCGCGTCGCCGCCACCCACCCCGAACTCGTCCGCAGCTACACCGGGATCGAGACCGGGCTCCCGGGATTCGGCGCCGAGATGCTCGCCGACGTCACCCACGGCGGCGCCTGGCACATCGGCGTCCTCGCCGCCCCGGACATCCCGGAGATGCTCCTCACCGGACGCGAGCGCGCGTTCATCGCCGACTACGCGATTCCCTCCCTCGCCGCGAACCCCGGCGCGTTCACCGGCACCGACGTCGACGAACTCGTCCGCTCCTACGCACGATCCGACGCCTTCGCCGGTGCCGCCGGCCTGTACCGGTCCCTGCTCACCGACGGCGAAGAACTCCGCGAGCTCGCGGCCCGGAAGCTGGACATGCCCGTCCTCGCGGTCGCGGGCGGCTCGCGAGACTTCACGCCCGCGACGTTGCGGCAGGTCGCCACCGACGTGACCGCCGTTCACCTCGAACGGACCGGCCACTACGTGGCCATGGAGGCCCCCCGCCAGCTCGCGGACGCCCTCCTGTCCTTCTACACGGACATCGATCGGAAATGA
- a CDS encoding response regulator transcription factor yields the protein MTTILIADDQPLQRFGFRMLLDATPDTEVVGEAAHGAEAVRRTAELRPDVVLMDIRMPGMDGIEATRRILATGGRSRVLVMTTFDLDEYAYAALRAGASGFLLKDAHPEELLAGIRAVAGGDAVIAPALTRRLLDTYGHRLPHGGATPEHPADPRWASLTAREQDILVAIGQGWTNGEIAERLVLSESTVKTHVGRVLAKVGARDRIQAVILAYDLGLTRPNPPA from the coding sequence GTGACGACCATCCTCATCGCCGACGACCAGCCGTTGCAGCGCTTCGGTTTCCGCATGCTGCTGGACGCGACGCCGGACACCGAAGTCGTCGGCGAAGCGGCCCACGGCGCGGAAGCCGTGCGCCGGACCGCGGAGCTGCGGCCCGACGTCGTGCTCATGGACATCCGCATGCCCGGCATGGACGGCATCGAAGCCACCCGGCGGATCCTCGCCACCGGTGGCCGTTCCCGCGTCCTCGTCATGACCACCTTCGACCTGGACGAATACGCCTACGCCGCCCTCCGCGCGGGAGCCAGCGGGTTCCTGCTCAAGGACGCCCACCCCGAAGAGCTGCTCGCCGGCATCAGGGCCGTCGCCGGCGGCGACGCCGTCATCGCCCCCGCCCTGACCCGGCGGCTCCTCGACACCTACGGCCACCGGCTCCCCCACGGCGGAGCCACGCCCGAGCACCCCGCTGATCCTCGCTGGGCGTCGTTGACGGCCCGGGAACAGGACATCCTGGTGGCGATCGGGCAAGGGTGGACCAACGGGGAGATCGCCGAGCGTCTCGTGCTGTCCGAATCGACGGTCAAGACCCATGTCGGGCGCGTGCTCGCGAAGGTGGGAGCCCGGGACCGCATCCAGGCGGTCATCCTCGCCTACGACCTCGGCCTGACCCGCCCGAACCCGCCCGCCTGA
- a CDS encoding sensor histidine kinase produces the protein MRSDEQVGHPPSSWTAPLPAHPLVTWLTRLGQRVRQADRRRPWVLDLAVVAALFVVFCLPDLIPHDEDGGPEQLLLTFRHLPPVGTLALQAGLVLPLLWRRRAPSVALALTAAAFLVQWSLGVVLRADIALLVALYSVTLHGRLRHLPWACAAEIALLIPVAARVSGFVSFWEALFFLLTALTAAVALGLAVRIRRAQLASLRDRAAQLEIERDQRSRLAAATERVRVAREMHDIVGHNLSVIITLADGGAYAADVAPGRSKEALRLVGDAGRQALGELRRMLGVLREKGDTPELDPQPGIADLDALCARIRAAGPEVVYRSGGELDTLDRGVQLMAYRIVQEALTNTLNHAGPRTRIDVLIAADGRELRIRVRDSGRGDGPAQLVAPSETGNGLAGMRERAALYGGTVDAGPTPGGGWVVTAVLDIAPLPGSPGGTP, from the coding sequence GTGCGCAGCGACGAACAGGTGGGCCACCCGCCCTCGTCGTGGACCGCTCCCCTGCCGGCGCACCCGTTGGTCACCTGGCTGACGCGGCTCGGCCAGCGGGTCCGGCAGGCGGACCGGCGCCGCCCGTGGGTCCTGGACCTGGCCGTCGTCGCCGCGCTGTTCGTGGTGTTCTGCCTGCCGGATCTGATTCCGCACGATGAAGACGGGGGCCCGGAGCAACTCCTCCTCACCTTCAGGCACCTGCCGCCGGTGGGCACCCTGGCGCTGCAGGCCGGCCTGGTGCTGCCCTTGCTGTGGCGGCGGCGGGCACCGTCGGTCGCGCTGGCCCTGACCGCGGCGGCATTCCTGGTCCAGTGGTCGCTCGGGGTCGTCCTGCGCGCCGACATCGCGCTGCTCGTGGCGCTCTACAGCGTGACCCTGCACGGGCGTCTGCGGCACCTGCCGTGGGCCTGCGCGGCCGAGATCGCGCTCCTGATTCCGGTGGCCGCGCGGGTTTCCGGGTTCGTCTCGTTCTGGGAGGCGCTGTTCTTCCTGCTCACCGCGCTCACCGCGGCCGTCGCACTGGGGCTGGCCGTCCGGATCCGCCGGGCCCAGCTCGCCAGCCTGCGCGACCGCGCGGCCCAGCTGGAGATCGAACGCGACCAGCGCAGCAGGCTGGCCGCCGCCACCGAGCGCGTCCGGGTGGCCCGCGAGATGCACGACATCGTCGGCCACAACCTGTCGGTCATCATCACGCTGGCCGACGGCGGCGCCTACGCGGCCGACGTCGCCCCCGGACGCAGCAAGGAAGCACTCCGGCTGGTCGGCGACGCCGGCCGTCAAGCGCTGGGCGAACTGCGGCGCATGCTGGGCGTGCTGCGCGAGAAAGGCGACACACCCGAGCTGGATCCCCAACCGGGCATCGCCGACCTCGACGCGTTGTGCGCGCGGATCCGCGCGGCCGGCCCGGAGGTGGTCTACCGGTCCGGCGGCGAACTGGACACGCTCGACCGGGGCGTGCAGCTGATGGCGTACCGCATCGTCCAGGAAGCGCTCACGAACACGCTCAACCACGCCGGTCCCCGCACCCGGATCGACGTCCTGATCGCCGCCGACGGCCGGGAGCTGCGCATCCGCGTCCGGGACAGCGGGCGCGGCGACGGCCCGGCACAACTCGTCGCCCCGTCGGAGACGGGGAACGGGCTGGCGGGGATGCGGGAGCGTGCCGCCCTGTACGGCGGCACGGTCGACGCGGGCCCCACGCCCGGCGGCGGGTGGGTGGTCACGGCCGTTCTCGACATCGCGCCGCTGCCCGGTTCCCCTGGCGGGACACCGTGA
- a CDS encoding ABC transporter permease yields the protein MSTLTTPTAPAARATRPAYRVTGRHVLRSEWTKLWSLRSTWITLGLGLVFLVAFGLISAARYKSNISSGQPLDEDFAGATALNLSLFGTNFAQLALGVLGVLVTAGEYSTGMIRSTLTGVPRRLPVLWSKSAVFGVVALLVGVIGAFLAFVFGSAIVSGTPAAMTLSDTGVLRSLLGAGLYLGLVGVIGVALGALLRSVAGGISVLVGALMLIPGLISLLPASWQGDISPYLPSNAGQSMFALTHDATSLSPGAGLLVFLGWTVLLLAGAAYRLARSDA from the coding sequence ATGAGCACCCTGACGACACCCACAGCCCCCGCCGCCCGGGCCACCCGGCCGGCCTACCGCGTGACCGGACGCCACGTCCTGCGCTCGGAGTGGACGAAACTCTGGTCCCTGCGCTCCACCTGGATCACCCTCGGCCTCGGCCTGGTCTTCCTGGTGGCGTTCGGGCTGATCTCCGCCGCCCGGTACAAGTCCAACATCAGCTCCGGCCAGCCCCTCGACGAGGACTTCGCCGGCGCCACCGCCCTCAACCTGTCGCTCTTCGGGACGAACTTCGCGCAACTGGCGCTGGGCGTGCTGGGAGTGCTGGTCACCGCCGGCGAGTACTCCACCGGCATGATCCGCTCGACGCTGACCGGGGTTCCGCGCCGGCTGCCCGTGCTGTGGTCCAAGTCGGCGGTGTTCGGCGTCGTCGCGCTGCTCGTCGGCGTGATCGGCGCGTTCCTCGCCTTCGTGTTCGGCAGCGCCATCGTGTCCGGGACGCCCGCGGCGATGACGCTGTCGGACACGGGTGTCCTGCGCAGCCTGCTGGGCGCCGGTCTCTACCTGGGCCTGGTCGGCGTGATCGGCGTCGCGCTCGGGGCGCTGCTGCGTTCGGTCGCCGGCGGCATCTCGGTCCTGGTCGGGGCGCTCATGCTGATCCCGGGCCTGATTTCGCTGCTGCCGGCTTCCTGGCAGGGCGACATCAGCCCGTACCTGCCGAGCAACGCGGGACAGTCGATGTTCGCCTTGACCCACGACGCCACCAGCCTGTCACCGGGCGCCGGGCTGCTGGTCTTCCTCGGCTGGACCGTCCTGCTGCTGGCCGGAGCCGCCTACCGGCTGGCGAGGTCGGACGCTTGA
- a CDS encoding ATP-binding cassette domain-containing protein: protein MIEAHQLTKRYGEKTAVDTVDFTVRPGTVTGFLGPNGAGKSTTMRMIVGLDAPTSGSVTVNGRRYAEHRAPLQEVGVLLEAKSVHPGRSAFDHLLAQAQTHGIPRRRVDEVIELAGLQSVAKKRAGNFSLGMGQRLGIAAALLGDPATVILDEPVNGLDPEGVLWIRTLLTDLAADGRTVFVSSHLMSEMALVAEHLIVVGRGRLLADTTVHDLVRNAGGDTVHVATAEPGRLREVLAGPGVEIAGRTGSEELQVSGLSARSIGLTAAEHGIALSELSPRTVSLEDAFMDLTRDAVEYHGATTGLDTLGSAA from the coding sequence ATGATCGAGGCACACCAGCTGACGAAGCGGTACGGGGAAAAGACCGCGGTGGACACAGTGGACTTCACCGTCCGGCCGGGCACGGTCACCGGATTTCTCGGGCCCAACGGCGCGGGCAAGTCGACCACGATGCGGATGATCGTCGGGCTCGACGCGCCGACCAGTGGCTCGGTCACGGTCAACGGGCGCCGCTACGCCGAGCACCGCGCGCCGCTGCAGGAAGTCGGGGTCCTGCTCGAGGCCAAGTCGGTGCACCCGGGCCGGTCGGCGTTCGACCACCTGCTCGCGCAGGCCCAGACCCACGGCATTCCGCGCCGGCGGGTCGACGAAGTGATCGAGCTGGCCGGGCTGCAGTCGGTCGCGAAGAAGCGCGCGGGAAATTTCTCCCTCGGCATGGGCCAGCGGCTGGGGATCGCGGCGGCCCTGCTGGGCGACCCGGCGACGGTCATCCTCGACGAGCCGGTCAACGGCCTCGACCCCGAGGGCGTTCTCTGGATCCGCACCCTGCTCACCGACCTCGCCGCCGACGGCCGGACCGTCTTCGTCTCCTCGCACCTGATGAGCGAGATGGCCCTCGTCGCCGAGCACCTCATCGTCGTCGGCCGGGGACGGCTGCTCGCCGACACCACCGTCCACGACCTCGTCCGGAACGCCGGCGGCGACACCGTGCACGTGGCCACGGCCGAGCCGGGCCGGCTGCGTGAGGTCCTGGCCGGACCGGGCGTCGAGATCGCCGGCCGCACCGGCTCCGAGGAACTCCAGGTCAGCGGCCTCTCGGCCCGCTCCATCGGGCTCACGGCCGCCGAGCACGGCATCGCCCTGTCCGAACTCTCCCCCCGGACCGTCTCCCTCGAGGACGCCTTCATGGACCTGACCCGCGACGCCGTCGAATACCACGGCGCCACCACCGGCCTCGACACACTCGGGAGCGCGGCATGA
- a CDS encoding teichoic acid biosynthesis protein C, whose translation MPQNFLPDFTLSRRSLFRAGAATAVALGSGALLAGTAAAAEELPASPYIDITKPSYDLFRSKMLHESHHVMQGFAFDNVNRRLFIVQAQNGTSGDDLCVSQLSFSGELLGSMHVNHAGHGVSLGVEPVGTSSYLWMECDADGTTTESRGTALARFKFVNGGTPAVKKYLTGSKNITCATDPVHQRMVVRRDEGGRMWFSVFPLAKAVAGDFSEPLAHFPQPTLSPSGAVFQGYTILGSSLYILDGEGHADAADIDSYVTRVDMKTGQVKERAITRAGESLVWREPEGMAVYRTADGETRLFLGFGSRSSVDNVNRYANLFYKNVLVE comes from the coding sequence GTGCCACAGAACTTCCTTCCCGACTTCACGCTTTCCCGGCGTTCGCTCTTCCGCGCCGGGGCCGCCACCGCTGTCGCGCTCGGTAGCGGGGCGCTGCTCGCCGGGACCGCCGCCGCTGCCGAGGAACTCCCCGCGTCGCCCTACATCGACATCACCAAGCCGTCCTACGACCTCTTCCGCAGCAAGATGCTGCACGAATCGCACCACGTCATGCAGGGCTTCGCCTTCGACAACGTCAACCGGCGCCTCTTCATCGTGCAAGCCCAAAACGGCACCTCCGGCGACGACCTGTGCGTCAGCCAGCTCAGCTTCTCCGGCGAACTGCTCGGCTCGATGCACGTCAACCACGCCGGGCACGGCGTGTCACTGGGAGTGGAACCCGTCGGCACCTCCTCCTACCTCTGGATGGAGTGCGACGCCGACGGAACCACCACCGAATCCCGCGGCACCGCCCTCGCCCGCTTCAAATTCGTCAACGGCGGCACCCCGGCGGTGAAGAAGTACCTCACCGGCAGCAAAAACATCACCTGCGCCACCGACCCGGTCCACCAGCGGATGGTCGTACGCCGCGACGAAGGCGGCCGGATGTGGTTCAGCGTGTTCCCGCTCGCCAAGGCCGTCGCCGGCGACTTCTCCGAGCCACTGGCCCACTTCCCCCAGCCCACGCTGAGCCCCTCCGGCGCCGTCTTCCAGGGCTACACGATCCTCGGCAGCTCCCTGTACATCCTGGACGGAGAAGGCCACGCCGACGCGGCCGACATCGACTCCTACGTCACCCGTGTCGACATGAAGACCGGCCAGGTCAAGGAACGCGCGATCACCCGGGCCGGCGAGTCCCTCGTCTGGCGCGAACCCGAGGGCATGGCGGTCTACCGCACGGCCGACGGCGAAACCCGCCTCTTCCTCGGCTTCGGCTCACGCAGCAGCGTCGACAACGTCAACCGCTACGCCAACCTCTTCTACAAGAACGTCCTGGTGGAGTGA
- a CDS encoding NADP-dependent oxidoreductase yields the protein MKAVRYDRFSGIDGIYLADLPEPVAGPGEVVVRVEAGALNPGALPALHGSAYTPGRDLAGEVVAVGADVLGFAVGDAVLGRLQSWDAHAQLVAIPADQLVSKPPALSWDVASSLCTTPMAGLGAVRAVEPRPGETIVISGASGGVGFTAAQLALRAGATVIGLTSDAHFDLLRHHGIEPVRYGDGEQERILATTDRADAFIDTVGGGYLDLALDLGVPADRIDTVVDYRGAKEKGVKALGTTDAGGLPALAELAALAAAGDLHIPIAATYPLTAVRDAYQALADRMTHGRIVLHPRDLG from the coding sequence GTGAAAGCAGTACGCTATGACCGTTTTTCGGGCATCGACGGGATCTACCTCGCGGACCTCCCCGAGCCCGTGGCCGGCCCGGGCGAGGTCGTGGTGCGGGTCGAGGCCGGTGCGCTCAACCCCGGGGCGCTACCGGCGCTGCACGGCAGTGCGTACACGCCGGGCCGCGATCTCGCCGGTGAAGTCGTCGCGGTCGGTGCCGACGTGCTCGGCTTCGCCGTCGGCGACGCGGTGCTGGGCCGGCTTCAGAGCTGGGACGCCCACGCCCAGCTCGTCGCCATCCCCGCAGACCAGCTGGTGAGCAAGCCTCCGGCCCTCTCCTGGGACGTGGCGAGCTCGCTCTGCACCACACCGATGGCGGGCCTCGGTGCCGTCCGGGCGGTTGAACCCCGGCCGGGCGAGACCATCGTGATCTCGGGTGCATCGGGCGGCGTCGGATTCACCGCCGCCCAGCTCGCGCTCCGTGCCGGAGCGACAGTGATCGGCCTGACCAGTGACGCACATTTCGACCTGCTCCGGCACCACGGCATCGAGCCCGTCCGGTACGGCGACGGGGAACAGGAACGGATCCTCGCCACGACCGACCGGGCCGACGCCTTCATCGACACCGTCGGTGGCGGCTACCTCGACCTCGCCCTCGACCTCGGCGTTCCGGCAGACCGCATCGACACCGTCGTCGACTACCGCGGAGCGAAAGAGAAGGGCGTCAAAGCTCTCGGAACGACCGACGCCGGCGGCCTCCCGGCGCTGGCCGAACTGGCCGCCCTCGCCGCCGCCGGCGACCTGCACATCCCCATCGCCGCAACGTATCCCCTCACCGCTGTGCGCGACGCCTATCAGGCCCTGGCCGACCGCATGACCCACGGGCGCATCGTGCTGCACCCGCGAGATCTCGGCTGA
- a CDS encoding TetR-like C-terminal domain-containing protein: MSEQDVGLLGAVFTGMRNDARLAQAMRRILRRDETAMTDGLLRQAAERLAPGAATLFAEVAPALIVHRIVVVGEPCDAAFVEHLVDDILLPLLRRS; encoded by the coding sequence ATCTCCGAACAAGACGTGGGACTGCTCGGGGCCGTGTTCACCGGCATGCGCAACGACGCGCGGCTCGCCCAGGCGATGCGGCGGATCCTGCGGCGGGACGAGACCGCGATGACGGACGGACTTCTTCGCCAAGCGGCCGAGCGACTGGCACCCGGGGCGGCAACGCTCTTCGCCGAGGTCGCTCCGGCGCTGATCGTGCACCGCATCGTGGTCGTGGGCGAGCCGTGCGACGCCGCCTTCGTGGAGCACCTCGTCGACGACATCCTCTTGCCGCTCCTGCGCCGCAGCTGA
- a CDS encoding TetR/AcrR family transcriptional regulator — MTRPPAMGRPRDSGRDLAILDATLSLLTEVGYEQLSIEAVAGRSGAAKTTIYRRYPDKAALVAAAVERRSPRSPHRLPERASGKSCTPWRHGSRAASPNKTWDCSGPCSPACATTRGSPRRCGGSCGGTRPR; from the coding sequence ATGACTCGGCCCCCGGCGATGGGACGGCCGCGGGATTCCGGCCGTGACCTGGCCATTCTCGACGCGACACTGTCACTGCTGACCGAGGTGGGATACGAGCAGCTCTCGATCGAGGCGGTGGCCGGGCGGTCCGGGGCAGCGAAGACGACGATCTACCGCCGGTACCCCGACAAGGCCGCGCTGGTCGCCGCAGCGGTCGAGCGCCGCTCCCCGCGCAGCCCCCACCGCCTGCCGGAGAGAGCCTCCGGGAAGTCGTGCACTCCCTGGCGGCATGGCTCGCGCGCAGCATCTCCGAACAAGACGTGGGACTGCTCGGGGCCGTGTTCACCGGCATGCGCAACGACGCGCGGCTCGCCCAGGCGATGCGGCGGATCCTGCGGCGGGACGAGACCGCGATGA